The Tepidanaerobacter syntrophicus genome includes the window TTGAAGAAAGAGTAAAGCGGTGAGATTTCGTAAGGTCCCATCTGTAATGATATTGAGCGCATATAAGATTGACTGCGATAAGTACTATGACCAAAAAGATTGTAATAAAAGTATAATAAACTTTTTTTGAAATTTTATTCATGCCGTTTCCTCCTATGAGCAGGTGCGCCGTGAGATGTTGATCGCTGATAAGGTCAGAGAAACTAATATTATACTTACAAAATATACAAGATGAGATGTATCAATTATTCCTCGCAGAAAATCCATATAGTGTTCTGACATTGAAAGTGTCTTAATAAATGAACTTAATATACCAGAAGTGTTCGAGGAAAGCCAGCTTGACACCCATAAAAGAAGCAAAACCCCGAAACTTAATATACTTGCAACTACCTGACTTGTAGTCAAAGAAGAACATAGCAGGCCAACAGAAATATATGATGCGACAAGAAGAAGGAACCCAATATATGAAACGATTATAATACCGCTGTCAGGAGCCGAAAGAGCAAATAGAATCCCCGGGTAAATCAGAGTAAATGCAGTTATAAAAAGAAAAAACACCAATGAAGCCAGGTATTTACCAATAATCAATTGAAAAACAGAAATAGGCGAAGTAAGCAAAAATTCCATAGTTCCCGCCTGCTCCTCGCCGGCTAAAAGCTTCATGGTGAGAGCGGGAACAGTGAAAATAAGCACTACCCCCAGATTCATAAAGACACCTGTAAGATCCGCTATTCGAGAAACAAATAGGTTTACTGAAAAAAAGTAACCAGCAAGACCTAATATCACAGCGCCGATGACGTATGCAATCGGTGAATAAAATATACTTTTAAGTTCCTTTTTAAATATAGATATTATTGCATTCATTTTGTTTTACCTGCCTCCCATTGCGGTTTTGCGCTTATTACAGGTTCTTCGGTTACAAGCTGCAAAAAAATATCCTCTAAAGACATAACATAGGATCTCATTTCTAATATTGGAAAATTGTTATTTGCCATTGCGTAAAAAAGTTGTTCGCGCACATCCTTGTCCATCTCAGATTCTA containing:
- a CDS encoding ABC transporter permease, translating into MNAIISIFKKELKSIFYSPIAYVIGAVILGLAGYFFSVNLFVSRIADLTGVFMNLGVVLIFTVPALTMKLLAGEEQAGTMEFLLTSPISVFQLIIGKYLASLVFFLFITAFTLIYPGILFALSAPDSGIIIVSYIGFLLLVASYISVGLLCSSLTTSQVVASILSFGVLLLLWVSSWLSSNTSGILSSFIKTLSMSEHYMDFLRGIIDTSHLVYFVSIILVSLTLSAINISRRTCS